From Denitrovibrio acetiphilus DSM 12809, the proteins below share one genomic window:
- a CDS encoding efflux RND transporter permease subunit has translation MKRFIEFVLSKRVVVNVVFMILLIAGVNSFNTSPVQNMPPVDIGQVFVYTVYYGASPEDVESLVTKKLEDAIEDLENVEYIQSSSMRNISVMQVKFIDDSDYRDLYDEMRLKILNIKNDLPDEVDEPLFIYVDTEAFLPVIAVNIAGDVSNKTLDLLAEELKTDLRKVPMVESISTSGDFEDEFHVALSPQRLREYGVSFAEAAGAVQQANSKIPAGVFRKGDTEYAMDTGERFSSQDAVLDAVVRKDGDGNFIRVRDLTVYAGLSNRDPDIMVSVNGKSTVQLIVKKLRDGDTGTIAKAVRQEADSFAERHAGEGISVYYTQDSTLEIEDSVHVLGGNMLMGIAFVMVILWLVLGFRNAMLTSVGIPFSILFAVLMNSLFGYSINTITIFSFVLISGIIVDDSVIIVENIYRHLQNGKSMAKAVRDGTAEIFIPVTSSALTTILAFVPMFIMTGSTGDFFAFIPLTVIFALAASLLEALIILPVHYYEWGPKKVSSHDGDDLAHVKSGVFAHAWNFYSRVVTSLLNNSVKTLVVMTVVFWIAVAILVLSATGAVPLIKVKFFPDSFYRYHVTFELPTGTPLEVTDKVIRDYSAYIMAKGKAEASSASGYAGFYEDVDYVRHRGHYYGSIIVTLPNVEDQEFGDIFDNNALAYLDYLREDFKSFAAEHKSDWGVLPEVNIFGENSGPPVGKDVNIRVTANSLETAESAANEIMAFLRSNSETSGLQELQDNRAKEQVSFTIKAKADKIREYGLDETTVVGVASGALNGMYAGKFRSLDDEVDLKVKLVKNTDAYNYTSEGVGSPEDVLMLPVIENSTRPVYLQDVAEIVYSTEPNVMRRYNGKPAITVTADITDNSGLTPSRVQNLVKTEFKDIAVKYPGVVVAFGGEFEETSRAFRSLFMAFIIAILAIYLVLAAQFNDYFQPVLILSAIAFAIIGVVYGLFLTRSTFTVQSFIAVVGLAGVAVNDSLILIDFMNARRREGMALRDAVLTACSQRMRPVLITTVTTILGLLPMAVGFPNKSLEWSSMATAFCSGLASATLLTLLIVPAEYELLERVRIWVINKRSDK, from the coding sequence GTGAAACGTTTTATAGAATTCGTCCTTTCAAAAAGAGTTGTTGTAAATGTCGTTTTCATGATTTTGCTTATCGCAGGAGTTAACAGTTTCAATACATCTCCTGTTCAGAACATGCCCCCCGTAGATATCGGTCAGGTGTTCGTTTATACAGTTTATTACGGTGCATCGCCTGAGGATGTGGAAAGCCTTGTTACAAAAAAACTCGAAGACGCTATCGAAGATCTGGAAAATGTCGAATATATTCAGTCCAGCTCCATGCGGAACATTTCCGTTATGCAGGTTAAATTTATAGACGACTCGGATTATCGGGATCTTTACGATGAGATGCGCCTGAAGATTCTGAATATTAAGAATGATCTTCCGGATGAAGTTGATGAGCCCCTTTTTATATATGTAGACACTGAAGCATTCCTGCCTGTTATAGCGGTGAATATCGCCGGAGATGTTTCAAACAAAACCCTCGACCTTCTTGCAGAAGAGCTTAAAACTGACCTTCGTAAGGTTCCTATGGTGGAGAGTATATCGACTTCCGGTGATTTTGAGGATGAATTCCATGTGGCTCTTTCCCCGCAAAGGCTGAGAGAGTATGGGGTCTCTTTCGCGGAGGCCGCCGGTGCTGTTCAGCAGGCAAACAGCAAAATTCCTGCGGGGGTTTTCAGGAAAGGGGATACAGAGTATGCAATGGATACCGGAGAGCGTTTCTCCTCGCAGGACGCTGTACTTGATGCCGTGGTTCGCAAAGATGGTGACGGAAACTTTATACGTGTCCGTGACTTAACAGTTTATGCCGGTCTGAGCAACAGAGACCCTGACATTATGGTGTCAGTCAACGGGAAAAGCACCGTACAGCTCATAGTCAAAAAGCTTCGTGACGGAGACACCGGAACTATAGCAAAAGCTGTCAGGCAGGAGGCGGATTCATTCGCCGAACGTCACGCAGGCGAAGGGATCTCTGTTTATTATACGCAGGATTCCACTCTGGAGATAGAAGATTCTGTGCATGTGCTCGGCGGAAATATGCTTATGGGGATAGCCTTTGTGATGGTTATCCTATGGCTTGTGCTTGGGTTTCGTAACGCTATGCTTACATCTGTCGGTATACCTTTTTCCATACTTTTTGCTGTTTTGATGAACAGCCTTTTCGGATATTCGATAAACACTATTACAATCTTTTCGTTTGTGCTGATCTCAGGGATTATCGTTGATGATTCTGTAATTATTGTTGAAAATATATATAGGCACCTACAGAATGGCAAATCCATGGCAAAGGCTGTACGTGACGGGACTGCTGAAATATTCATACCCGTTACAAGCTCTGCTCTGACGACAATTCTCGCATTTGTCCCGATGTTCATCATGACGGGGAGTACAGGAGACTTCTTTGCTTTTATCCCTTTGACAGTGATCTTTGCTCTGGCGGCATCACTGCTGGAAGCGCTTATTATACTGCCCGTTCATTACTATGAATGGGGACCGAAAAAGGTCAGCAGTCATGACGGAGATGATCTGGCACATGTCAAAAGCGGTGTGTTTGCTCATGCGTGGAATTTTTACAGTAGAGTCGTAACGTCACTTCTTAATAACTCCGTAAAGACTCTGGTGGTGATGACAGTTGTCTTTTGGATAGCGGTTGCGATATTGGTTTTGTCTGCTACGGGGGCTGTTCCGCTTATTAAAGTGAAGTTTTTCCCGGATAGCTTTTACAGGTATCATGTAACATTTGAGCTGCCCACTGGGACTCCGCTTGAGGTCACAGATAAGGTTATACGTGATTATTCTGCATATATTATGGCAAAGGGGAAAGCTGAGGCTTCTTCTGCTTCCGGTTATGCAGGATTTTACGAAGATGTGGATTATGTCCGGCACAGGGGGCACTATTACGGATCAATTATTGTGACACTGCCGAATGTCGAGGATCAGGAATTCGGCGATATTTTCGATAATAATGCTTTGGCATATCTTGATTATCTGAGGGAAGATTTTAAAAGCTTTGCAGCAGAGCATAAGAGCGATTGGGGAGTTTTGCCGGAAGTCAATATCTTCGGTGAGAACTCAGGGCCTCCGGTGGGGAAAGATGTTAATATCCGTGTCACTGCCAATTCGCTTGAAACTGCTGAAAGTGCAGCAAATGAAATTATGGCATTTCTGCGTAGTAACAGTGAGACAAGCGGGCTTCAGGAGCTTCAGGATAATCGTGCTAAAGAGCAGGTCTCTTTCACTATAAAGGCAAAGGCAGATAAGATACGGGAATACGGGCTGGATGAAACTACAGTGGTAGGCGTTGCCTCCGGCGCGCTGAACGGGATGTATGCAGGTAAGTTCCGCTCGCTTGACGATGAAGTAGATCTGAAAGTAAAACTTGTCAAGAACACTGATGCTTATAATTACACATCCGAAGGGGTGGGGTCACCGGAAGATGTTTTGATGCTCCCTGTTATTGAGAACAGTACCCGCCCTGTATACCTGCAAGATGTTGCAGAGATCGTATATAGCACAGAGCCGAATGTTATGAGGCGTTATAACGGTAAGCCGGCGATAACTGTTACCGCTGATATTACAGATAATTCAGGGTTGACGCCGAGTCGTGTCCAGAATCTTGTGAAAACAGAATTTAAGGATATAGCCGTAAAATACCCAGGTGTGGTGGTGGCATTCGGTGGTGAGTTTGAAGAGACGTCGAGGGCATTTCGCTCACTGTTTATGGCATTTATAATAGCTATTCTTGCTATATATCTTGTTTTGGCGGCACAGTTTAATGACTATTTTCAGCCGGTACTGATTTTGTCGGCGATAGCGTTTGCAATTATCGGTGTGGTTTACGGTCTGTTTCTGACAAGATCAACTTTCACCGTGCAGAGTTTTATCGCTGTTGTTGGTTTGGCTGGGGTAGCTGTTAATGACTCACTCATACTGATAGACTTTATGAATGCCAGACGCAGGGAAGGCATGGCTCTGAGAGATGCTGTACTCACAGCATGCAGTCAGCGGATGCGTCCTGTTCTGATAACAACGGTGACTACTATTCTTGGTCTTCTGCCGATGGCTGTGGGGTTCCCGAATAAGTCTCTTGAGTGGTCCAGTATGGCAACTGCCTTTTGCAGCGGTCTTGCCAGTGCTACATTGCTTACGCTGCTGATAGTCCCTGCTGAATATGAACTTCTGGAACGTGTGCGTATCTGGGTAATAAACAAAAGATCAGATAAATAG
- a CDS encoding efflux RND transporter periplasmic adaptor subunit has protein sequence MVRFFFIIALFFSFNSYSFTLLPAKKHSVITGYTRAIKTMTVTAETSGRLTQVNLDMGETSDGSVFAVIDPVFTKFSIDSVENSIGKIDASVRKLENSIEYLKKEFTRVDSLYASQAESESRLDSARQSLDQAVLSREELLIEKRSLEINLAELREKLRRQYIRVPAGWQITSKPLEEGELVNAGDVIATAGDFRELIVPVFVDNAQIDYLTSRNEFDIIVDGAEQKGNVTKINPAFDETTRKRQAEIGIKMQGVGGLLVEIPVVTNVSGYMVDKRAVNERYANARIFSGEEEIHVQIVGRDGDMVILAPSEKLHVGMELRAVDK, from the coding sequence ATGGTTAGGTTCTTTTTCATAATAGCTCTTTTCTTCAGTTTTAATTCTTATTCATTCACTCTTTTACCGGCGAAAAAACATTCTGTCATAACAGGCTACACTCGAGCGATTAAGACAATGACTGTCACGGCAGAAACCTCAGGCAGGCTTACACAGGTAAATCTGGACATGGGTGAAACTTCTGATGGTTCAGTGTTTGCTGTTATTGATCCGGTTTTTACAAAATTCAGTATTGATTCCGTTGAAAATTCAATCGGGAAGATAGATGCATCTGTCAGAAAGCTTGAAAACAGTATTGAGTATCTCAAAAAAGAATTTACCAGAGTAGATTCCCTTTATGCAAGTCAGGCAGAATCTGAGAGCAGACTGGACAGCGCCAGACAGTCCCTTGATCAGGCGGTTTTGAGTCGTGAGGAGCTGCTTATAGAGAAGCGTTCTCTGGAGATAAACCTTGCGGAACTGCGGGAAAAACTCCGGAGGCAGTATATCAGAGTTCCTGCAGGCTGGCAGATAACATCAAAACCCCTCGAAGAGGGAGAGCTGGTTAATGCCGGAGATGTGATAGCCACTGCTGGTGATTTCAGAGAGCTTATCGTACCTGTTTTTGTAGACAATGCTCAGATCGATTATCTTACATCCAGAAATGAGTTTGATATTATTGTTGATGGTGCAGAACAAAAAGGGAATGTCACAAAAATTAACCCCGCATTTGACGAAACCACAAGGAAGCGTCAGGCAGAGATCGGTATAAAGATGCAGGGTGTTGGAGGGCTACTTGTGGAGATCCCTGTTGTTACAAATGTTTCTGGTTATATGGTTGACAAGAGAGCTGTGAATGAACGCTATGCGAATGCCCGTATTTTTTCAGGTGAGGAAGAAATTCATGTGCAGATTGTCGGACGTGACGGGGACATGGTAATACTTGCCCCATCAGAGAAGCTGCATGTCGGGATGGAGCTTCGGGCGGTTGATAAGTGA
- a CDS encoding zinc-dependent alcohol dehydrogenase family protein has protein sequence MKALVYNGPGKKVVEERPVPDVLDAGDAVVKITKTTICGTDLHILKGDVPSCTPGRVLGHEGVGVVEKVGDGVRSFKSGDRVLISCISACGRCEYCRKGIPSHCVDGGWILGNTIDGTQAEYVRTPHADTSLYHIPEGADEGALVMLSDILPTGFECGVLNGKVAPGGTVAIVGAGPIGLAALLTAKFYSPSMLIMIDLDDNRLAVSKKFGATHTINNKNTDPISKVMELTGGRGVDTSIEAVGIPSTFVLCQRLVGAGGVIANIGVHGVKADLHLEDLWAHNISITTRLVDTVSTPMLLKTVEAETIDPAMLITHRFKLDDIIEAYDVFSRAADTKALKVIIEV, from the coding sequence ATGAAAGCACTGGTTTACAACGGTCCGGGAAAAAAGGTTGTGGAGGAACGTCCTGTTCCTGATGTCTTGGACGCAGGAGATGCAGTCGTTAAAATCACAAAAACAACCATATGCGGAACTGACCTGCATATACTCAAAGGAGATGTACCAAGTTGTACACCGGGGCGTGTTCTCGGTCATGAAGGTGTGGGGGTTGTTGAGAAAGTAGGGGACGGCGTCAGATCATTTAAATCGGGTGACAGGGTGCTTATCTCTTGTATAAGCGCTTGTGGGAGATGTGAATATTGTCGAAAGGGGATCCCTTCGCACTGTGTGGACGGAGGCTGGATACTCGGCAATACTATTGACGGCACACAGGCTGAGTATGTCCGCACCCCTCATGCTGATACGAGCCTTTACCACATTCCCGAAGGGGCGGATGAAGGAGCTCTGGTTATGCTTAGCGATATTCTGCCCACTGGGTTTGAGTGTGGGGTGCTGAACGGTAAAGTTGCCCCCGGAGGCACTGTGGCGATAGTAGGTGCGGGACCTATAGGGCTTGCTGCTCTGCTGACAGCGAAATTTTACTCTCCGTCTATGCTCATTATGATAGATTTGGATGACAACAGGCTGGCAGTGTCAAAGAAATTCGGCGCTACACACACCATTAATAATAAAAATACAGACCCCATCAGCAAAGTGATGGAGCTTACAGGCGGCAGAGGTGTTGATACTTCTATTGAGGCTGTGGGCATACCTTCGACTTTTGTGCTTTGTCAGAGGCTTGTTGGTGCCGGGGGTGTGATTGCCAATATCGGTGTCCACGGAGTAAAGGCTGATCTGCACCTGGAGGATCTCTGGGCTCATAACATAAGTATCACAACCAGGCTTGTGGATACCGTTTCCACGCCTATGCTGCTGAAAACAGTTGAGGCGGAAACGATTGATCCGGCTATGCTTATCACCCACAGATTTAAGCTTGATGATATAATAGAAGCATATGATGTCTTCAGCAGGGCGGCAGACACTAAGGCGCTTAAAGTTATTATTGAGGTGTAA
- a CDS encoding RsmB/NOP family class I SAM-dependent RNA methyltransferase translates to MADRYRKRLFDVLKSYYKGVLREDYFEDSAEQRLYRKIYFETFRHLGFIEKCLDKLYTEMPGPELRAALALGTCQILFMDDIPDYAAVNESVILVQMNKRSFVNAVLRNVGRRKEEFLSEYNVREDFPEWFVKRWETKLGDELDVFLTDLNQKPSFYGVDTDTMKIDKLEEKSDDHYIMDRASYSVAKLAGECLPMSILDCCAAPGGKTFVLAKTYPDARIFAVEKYYKRFEKLKENMTELGLGNVDCIKNDIFEMETEAEFDLIMLDAPCSALGTIKRHPEVRWFRNEKDIKENARRQFGILKKVSKFLSKGGKIIYSVCSMEDEETVDVIKEFMEWDSSFKLVTPSCDEDFKDGDFFRSLPYKNDADGFFGAVLTKS, encoded by the coding sequence ATGGCGGACAGATACAGAAAGAGACTCTTTGATGTCTTAAAATCATATTACAAAGGTGTTCTGCGTGAAGATTATTTCGAAGATTCCGCAGAGCAGAGACTTTACAGAAAGATATATTTCGAAACATTCAGACACCTCGGCTTCATTGAGAAGTGTCTTGATAAACTTTATACAGAGATGCCCGGGCCGGAGCTCAGAGCTGCTCTGGCACTGGGTACCTGTCAGATACTTTTTATGGACGACATCCCCGATTACGCCGCGGTTAACGAATCTGTGATCCTTGTGCAGATGAACAAGCGCAGTTTTGTCAATGCTGTTCTGCGTAATGTCGGACGCAGGAAAGAAGAATTTCTCAGTGAGTATAACGTAAGAGAAGATTTTCCTGAGTGGTTTGTCAAACGCTGGGAGACCAAGCTGGGGGATGAGCTAGATGTTTTCCTCACGGATCTGAACCAGAAGCCGTCATTCTATGGCGTGGATACTGACACCATGAAGATAGATAAGCTGGAAGAGAAGAGTGATGACCACTACATAATGGACAGAGCGTCATATTCTGTGGCGAAGCTGGCAGGTGAGTGTCTGCCCATGTCTATTCTTGACTGCTGCGCTGCGCCGGGCGGGAAGACATTCGTGCTCGCGAAGACATATCCTGATGCCAGAATATTCGCTGTTGAGAAATACTATAAGCGGTTTGAAAAGCTGAAAGAGAATATGACTGAACTCGGTCTCGGTAATGTGGACTGCATCAAAAATGATATTTTTGAGATGGAAACTGAGGCGGAGTTTGACCTTATAATGCTTGACGCTCCATGCAGCGCCCTCGGTACAATAAAGCGCCATCCGGAAGTACGCTGGTTCAGAAACGAGAAAGATATAAAAGAAAATGCCAGAAGACAGTTCGGTATCCTGAAAAAAGTTTCAAAATTTCTCAGCAAAGGGGGCAAGATCATTTATTCCGTTTGCTCTATGGAGGATGAAGAAACCGTGGATGTTATAAAGGAATTTATGGAATGGGACAGCTCTTTTAAACTTGTCACTCCTTCATGTGATGAGGATTTCAAGGACGGTGATTTCTTCCGTTCGCTTCCGTATAAAAATGATGCGGATGGATTTTTCGGGGCGGTTTTGACAAAAAGCTAA
- the htpX gene encoding zinc metalloprotease HtpX — translation MTSNTLKTALFMTVLTVLFIAVGGVLGGRSGVIFAFGFALLMNFFSYWFSDKIVLKMYRAKEANEADAPDLYRIVRNLATKGNLPMPKVYIVNNPAPNAFATGRNPEHGVVAVTTGIMQILNEDELEGVLAHELSHIYGRDILIGTIAATFAGAIMMLADWARFAAIFGGFSRDNDEGGSPGGIVVLIVVSILAPIAAMIVQMTISRSREYLADERGAHLSHKPRALASALAKISGTADYIPMENANAATAHMMIINPLKGKSLLSLFATHPPVEERIKRLNALAEKIG, via the coding sequence ATGACCAGCAATACGCTTAAGACCGCATTATTTATGACAGTTCTCACGGTGCTTTTTATAGCAGTCGGTGGAGTGCTTGGCGGCCGTAGCGGTGTGATTTTCGCATTCGGATTTGCTTTGCTTATGAATTTCTTTTCGTACTGGTTCAGCGACAAAATAGTTCTGAAAATGTACCGTGCAAAAGAAGCAAACGAAGCAGATGCGCCAGACCTTTACAGAATAGTGAGAAACCTTGCCACAAAGGGCAACCTTCCTATGCCGAAGGTCTATATAGTTAATAACCCGGCACCTAACGCATTTGCGACAGGGAGAAACCCCGAGCATGGAGTTGTTGCCGTTACAACAGGTATCATGCAGATATTGAATGAGGACGAGCTTGAGGGTGTTCTTGCCCACGAACTTTCCCACATCTATGGTCGTGATATCCTTATAGGAACTATCGCTGCAACATTTGCAGGTGCGATAATGATGCTTGCTGACTGGGCAAGATTCGCTGCTATTTTCGGTGGTTTTAGCCGTGATAACGATGAGGGCGGAAGCCCCGGTGGCATAGTTGTGCTGATAGTTGTGAGCATACTTGCCCCTATCGCTGCCATGATAGTGCAGATGACAATCTCCCGCTCAAGGGAATATCTGGCTGACGAACGTGGAGCGCATCTGTCGCATAAGCCCAGAGCCCTTGCCAGTGCCCTTGCGAAGATATCCGGAACAGCGGATTATATCCCCATGGAGAACGCAAATGCCGCAACAGCACATATGATGATAATCAACCCCCTGAAAGGGAAAAGTCTGCTTTCGCTGTTTGCCACTCACCCGCCTGTGGAAGAGCGGATTAAACGCCTTAATGCTCTAGCTGAGAAGATAGGCTAA
- a CDS encoding DUF116 domain-containing protein: MNKKIISKDRAIFMALFFLSGSILFGTGLMVWYFMSIGAAVIAGWTVWVITGLFIMFALFMTLFSIVFAYTALTGRNFGQVKGFRRVAQRLTLPVVLRTGKMLGVEKDRLVRAFVNINNEIVRNLMKGKQPENILILLPHCLQLDDCGLKLTSDIGKCVGCGKCDIKDLVEIAEKYNLAINVATGGTVARRIVKETRPDVILAVACERDLLSGIQDTYPLPVIGFCNKRPNGECRSTRVNVRMIEDEIKNIYKSQEAI; this comes from the coding sequence TTGAATAAGAAGATAATATCAAAGGACAGAGCTATCTTTATGGCGCTGTTTTTTCTGTCCGGTTCTATATTGTTCGGAACGGGGCTTATGGTCTGGTATTTTATGTCTATCGGTGCGGCTGTTATAGCCGGGTGGACCGTGTGGGTTATAACCGGACTTTTTATAATGTTTGCATTATTTATGACACTGTTTTCAATAGTTTTTGCATACACTGCTCTTACAGGGCGTAACTTCGGACAGGTGAAAGGCTTCAGACGTGTAGCCCAGAGGCTCACGCTTCCTGTTGTGTTGCGTACCGGAAAGATGCTCGGTGTCGAGAAGGACAGGCTGGTGAGGGCTTTCGTTAATATTAACAACGAGATAGTCCGTAACCTGATGAAGGGTAAACAGCCGGAGAATATACTTATTCTTCTTCCGCACTGTCTTCAGCTTGACGACTGCGGACTAAAGCTGACAAGCGATATAGGCAAGTGTGTCGGTTGCGGAAAATGTGATATAAAAGATCTTGTCGAAATCGCAGAGAAGTATAATTTAGCTATTAATGTCGCCACCGGCGGGACTGTGGCACGCAGGATAGTTAAGGAGACAAGACCCGATGTGATTTTAGCTGTGGCTTGTGAAAGAGACCTGCTAAGCGGAATTCAGGACACTTACCCACTGCCGGTAATAGGCTTTTGCAACAAAAGACCGAACGGTGAATGCCGAAGTACAAGGGTTAATGTCCGCATGATAGAGGATGAAATAAAAAATATATATAAATCTCAGGAGGCAATATGA
- the fmt gene encoding methionyl-tRNA formyltransferase, translating into MKVVFMGTPEMAVPTLRELVDNDIDVALVITQTDKPKGRGKQMQAPPVKEFALEQGLDVIQPISLKNNDEVLEQLKSIAPDFLVVAAYGKILPQAVLDVPKYAPVNVHFSLLPKYRGAAPVNWAVINGEKETGVATMLMDAGLDTGDILQVLKTPIEKKTAVDIAEELSETGARLLIKTLNEFENIKPVKQVEEDMTYAPMMKKDDGHIDWSKSAEKIECMIRGFVPWPTAYSRLNGKTVKLFSAEVVKANEELEAGTVYDVTKKSFSIKCGEGGLKVVELQPEGKKRMPVGSFLAGAQLKGGEKFE; encoded by the coding sequence ATGAAAGTTGTATTTATGGGTACGCCGGAGATGGCTGTGCCAACACTCAGAGAATTAGTTGATAACGATATAGATGTTGCTCTGGTCATAACCCAGACAGACAAACCGAAAGGGCGTGGTAAACAGATGCAGGCTCCGCCTGTAAAGGAATTTGCTCTGGAGCAAGGGCTTGATGTTATCCAGCCCATCAGCCTGAAAAATAATGACGAGGTTCTGGAACAGTTAAAGTCCATTGCGCCTGATTTTCTGGTTGTGGCGGCATATGGAAAGATACTGCCTCAGGCTGTGCTTGATGTGCCTAAATATGCCCCTGTTAATGTCCATTTTTCACTCCTGCCGAAATACCGTGGAGCAGCTCCTGTTAACTGGGCTGTTATCAACGGAGAGAAGGAAACAGGCGTTGCAACTATGCTGATGGATGCCGGACTGGACACAGGAGACATTTTACAGGTTCTAAAAACACCGATAGAGAAGAAGACAGCTGTGGACATAGCAGAGGAACTGTCTGAAACGGGAGCGAGGCTTCTTATCAAAACACTGAATGAGTTCGAAAATATAAAACCTGTAAAGCAGGTTGAAGAAGATATGACATATGCGCCCATGATGAAGAAAGATGACGGGCATATCGACTGGTCGAAGTCTGCGGAAAAGATCGAATGCATGATACGTGGGTTTGTCCCCTGGCCTACTGCTTACAGCAGGCTGAACGGCAAAACTGTGAAACTTTTTTCGGCGGAAGTTGTCAAAGCTAATGAAGAGCTTGAGGCTGGAACAGTTTATGATGTGACCAAAAAGAGTTTTTCCATAAAGTGCGGAGAAGGCGGGCTGAAAGTTGTTGAGCTTCAGCCGGAAGGGAAGAAGAGGATGCCTGTGGGCAGTTTCCTTGCTGGAGCACAGCTTAAAGGCGGCGAAAAGTTTGAATAA
- a CDS encoding sensor histidine kinase: MGNRLPSKLKQILIIAVILNLVIIIMQGFSSVKTIENSKKGLMLVGQTAISSFEGGRRARLLLDTESTTRFRSFIDNIGANTGVLSLYLFDQSGRVLFNTRDVTPPKINPAIHPDGTVETPDGLFMYHTLPPARSMMGNMMGHGHNRRFSEKTDSKVLTAGVMLNLSGHKSIIRAQITFMFGMIALEALLIAIYIYTARMLKLNNEQSRRLEASEREAELGKMSRLMAHELKNPLSTVKGLMEFSAKKAEGDLKDISESCVEELGRLDKIINDYLSYGKDMTLIIGRADIRDITDSAARLLQIDARQKGIDICITGNAEISADIEKMRQIVFNLLLNAVQGAPEDSEINIEINDKKLTIANDIKDDNFDRESLGKPFYTTKSIGTGLGLAIVKRIVQLHGFRCEIKTNQKFVVEIIYI; encoded by the coding sequence ATGGGAAATAGATTACCTTCAAAACTGAAACAAATTCTGATCATTGCCGTCATCCTGAACCTTGTGATTATTATTATGCAGGGGTTCAGCAGTGTAAAAACAATAGAAAACTCCAAGAAAGGGCTTATGCTCGTGGGACAGACCGCCATCTCGTCTTTCGAAGGGGGGCGCAGGGCAAGGCTATTACTAGACACCGAAAGCACAACAAGATTCCGTTCGTTCATTGATAACATAGGAGCTAATACAGGTGTACTCAGCCTTTATCTTTTCGACCAATCAGGCAGGGTACTTTTCAACACAAGAGATGTTACACCACCGAAGATAAATCCCGCTATTCATCCTGACGGAACAGTAGAAACGCCAGACGGGTTGTTTATGTATCATACGCTCCCCCCCGCACGCTCTATGATGGGGAATATGATGGGACACGGGCACAACAGAAGATTCAGCGAAAAAACCGATTCAAAAGTGCTCACAGCCGGAGTTATGCTCAACCTAAGCGGGCATAAAAGCATTATCCGTGCCCAGATAACATTCATGTTCGGCATGATAGCTTTGGAAGCACTGCTCATTGCTATATATATATACACCGCCCGTATGCTGAAATTAAATAATGAGCAGTCACGCAGACTGGAGGCATCAGAGCGGGAAGCGGAACTCGGCAAAATGTCACGCCTAATGGCGCACGAGCTCAAAAATCCTCTCAGTACAGTCAAAGGGCTTATGGAGTTCTCCGCCAAAAAAGCAGAGGGCGACCTTAAAGATATCTCCGAAAGCTGCGTGGAAGAACTCGGCAGACTAGACAAAATAATCAATGACTACCTCTCATATGGTAAAGACATGACCCTTATCATAGGTCGTGCAGACATAAGAGACATAACAGACAGTGCCGCAAGGCTTTTGCAGATAGATGCCCGTCAGAAGGGGATAGACATATGCATTACCGGAAATGCGGAGATCAGCGCAGACATTGAGAAGATGCGCCAGATAGTGTTCAATCTGCTTCTAAATGCTGTTCAGGGCGCACCGGAAGACAGCGAAATAAATATTGAAATAAATGACAAAAAACTCACAATAGCCAATGACATAAAAGATGATAATTTTGACCGTGAAAGCCTTGGTAAACCCTTTTACACAACAAAATCTATCGGAACCGGGCTGGGGCTTGCTATAGTAAAAAGAATAGTACAGCTTCACGGCTTCCGCTGTGAAATAAAAACGAACCAAAAGTTTGTAGTTGAGATCATATACATATGA